The Apium graveolens cultivar Ventura chromosome 10, ASM990537v1, whole genome shotgun sequence nucleotide sequence cctcctgtctctcctattaaagctacagatgatgctaaagaaaaaactgataattctgaaatatatattcataatttgaatatacctgaagttctttatctggaagctccatctacatcaaagacaccagctctggagataaattctgatgatcagaatttagatgatgttattcctgaatctccagttgcttcacacactgttgagctatcagaacagaatgagtcttcctcaagttctgatgacagtgtttctgttgagactccagtacctattctgggcaaggtagaattggtgaagaaatatgttgaaaaggaagcacctattccttgggaggatactcactgaggtgttgagtggaccaagaagtggaatgaatcagattttattccatgttctaaagttctgacagagcatattgcaaaagctgatgagttgcttacaaatgctgattttaagacacaactcaagatcacagctctgtctacaaaacatcttcaaggtctatatACTTCTACTCATAAAAAGGTTAATACACTTAGAGAAAAAGATGATATGCTCGATCTACAACTCAAGCTTGATAAGAACaagtatatcagacctatttctgaaaaagttgaagccattgagaaaactcaagaggagcaacagacccaaattgctgaggtcctggctaatcaagcttctcagaaagctcaattggatgaaatccaatctttagttgaacttcttctttctctattacttcctgatgatgccaaaaagggggagaaggtagttaagtccaaatgcttacctacttatgaactgaagaaaaaggatgataaaggtgatgaccagggaaactctgaaaagagtagaggtcaaagaaaagtttaaggaaaatcttctattcagaacaagtcaagttctgatgctgtgaatgctcaaagactgaagtcaagtggttataaacaaagtctgatgtcaagttctgatattctgattcagtcaggatctgaagactctcagaggtttttgcaaactctgaagttgaaggggaagcagactactgtttattacaaagatcctaaaatccagacacttgatgaggagattgcaaaagattatttctgaaacacaatccaggaatggatttagaaactctcaaggatgaagaagctagatttgctactgaaaagaaaaatcctaagtctaaagcttctgatgcaaagaaatctccaaggcctaaggaaaaaggcattgtgatcaaggaaaagtcaaattctaaaactttaaagttcaagactagatcacagactgagagtgatcccaaagacaaagggaaaggaaaaatttatgaacaaaccaagtcactggacttgaaaacttctcaagatctgatgaaaccagtatgtaaaatggttcaagtaactgatgataatcttgttgaagatgaaactgttcaaattctgaaaagaagaaagataaatgaagattctaaaataacctctgacactgctcaagttgttgttcagaataaaggacaggaaggtacagaagaaacagcaaattctgatcaagctatcaagacatcaactactgacaatgctcaagttgatttggataaaatgataATTGCCGGTAAGAAGAAGCTGatatggaagaaagctactccagttgaaccaaaatccaatctcatgattaattaacttgctacatttgggttgaaatcCAAGCAatctagagatagagctggattaggttctgacgaagagaagattcaaacaggagtagaggttactctaagagatcctttcatgttggcatacaaaccatatgaataaattaaacaaaggcaccttgacaaggtgttatctgctcaagttgtgatagatgctcataataaggagaatctaaaagagaaattgatcttatttctcaatgatggaaggacttatagattagctgatactgatgtattaaagaagtctatcagagagcttcaacatattcactatcttctggaagtaaaatcttatgttacaagaagatggtcagaatatattttgaaggctataagagatctattcagaatctctggtacaaagacttctcattacagtccaatgattactgaaggtgatggaagagaaattcctatgttggagaattctgctaaggtggaagttattctgaaaggaagatgcttatgttataatgaaaactcttcacatcctaaggttatcagacttggtgatggacttgaaagaacatccattcaagctctcagaacaaccatttatcaaattggtgatagtaaagaagaagaactgatgcaggtcaaagcacagttagttgacgttttgaagaaagctgaagataatctgataaatgattttgttaagaatcattatggattcagattgattcagtgatgttggtaaagctagatgttttgtaagttgtagttaatagtcttattaaactcttattgcatttgaacttaaatgtttttggcatcatcaaatctattagcttgtacattcttgcataatttacaagttgggggagattgttggatatatttgagatgtcatgtctaatatgttttatgtttagttttcagatcttaactaacaggaaatatcagttcttactggaatcaggacttactggaagtcaagacttaaggatatcaggacttagattaatagaagataatatcagaagatggatatcataacttaagtactggaggactaacaattaaggaaagaagctgatttacaggaaagaagatcgagactaatacaataagaagatatgcatggaaagagttagaggactagaagaattatataagatatctgattgatataatttaggagacaaaattatattccatatcaattagaagttatcttgtaactgtgtgtctatataaacacagacataggtttatactatatgtgttacgatcatcgagaagatcatacattgtaacctagcagctctcgtgatatttgttcatcactgagagagaacagttctattgtaacagagtttattatatcgaatacatatgttttctgttacttgtgttttaaatcgacttgattgtattctacactgtattcaacccccttctacagtgttgtgtgacctaacacgtATTTTAACCAATCATTCAGCTAATTCGTATGTAGAATTTTTTGCTTTGTTATGATGAGCTGTATTTTCGAAATCAACTAATTTTACAATTGCTCGGATTCTACTAATAGGTTATTATATTTCTTGTAGTGGTCTAAAATTCGGAAATAGACATTGTTCGGTGGAGGTACCTTTCAGCAATTAATTGGATAATTGGTGATTAATCGAACTCATCAATCAGTGCATTAATCAGAATcaatttaatttattatataataatatttaaatttttatttaaatttcattaaGTCTTTTTAAGATTTACAAAAGTAATATCGCATATCGCTAGTTCATATTTGATATTTAAGTAGTGTATACATATTTTTTATAGTTGATTTATGCATAATAATAAATACTCACTACTTAGTAGTTAGAAAATTAGTACCTACtatatattaattaaatataaatacgTGATCGGCTAAAATTAGTTACATAGAAAATTATTACATGAAATGAATCAATCGAGTATATTTTCGGGAGAAATCAAAGTACTTTAATTGAAAAAACTTATTCAACTATTATAGATTAGGATTTAGGGGCATGTCATAGTTAATATAAGTCAAAAtcatattattaaatattaactattattttgaatttcaatgtttctttaaaaaaatatttttgattaatttttatattttgacCGAATTGGCCGATTTTTTACCCGAACTGACCGATTTTTCACCGAATCGACCGATTTTGAACGGTTTTTTAAAAAAGAGACTTTGACCCAATTTCTGGTTAATCGAGACGGGAATCGTACGAACTCCGATGAATCAGTTAATCGACCAATTTTTAGAATATTGATCTCTTGTAATAGTATACAATTTCGgatattatattaaaattttgatcttacactaaaatttttatatttttaattttgatatATTATCGTATAGTATCCCCAATCTTGATTATACTTTAATATTATATCTAGTTACATAATATGTAAACGATAACATATAAAGAGACTGAATCTCATTTATAGTTAtttcaaaaaattcaaaatttcatatttttcttactattgatttaatatttttttttgtatttataataatttttataatatcATCTTATTAGTGAACTACATATTCTATGTAATTATTAATAGACAAATATCGATGTGTGATccaaaattaatttaaatattattttgaacttttttttaaAGTTTCATGTTTTCTaattatgtatattttaattgaTCAAAATAAAACATCTCAAAAGAATAATTAATTTATCTAATTTTATAAGAAAAAGTAAATTATGAAAATGGGTATATATAGGTACATGTTTACATATAATtacataaaataatataatacatacaaGTTATCATGCAATCTCAAGTTTTGGATCGAATTAATCCATTGACCCAAATAGTTCATGGGAGAAAATTGAACTATTGTATcttaaatgaataataaatatttttatgtaCCTAGTTAATGAATTATAACTGTAGCCTAAATGTTCCTCTAGCTTAGTTGGTTATGGGTTTGCAGTAAGTTACTTGTGGTTTGGGGTTCAAATCACATTAACAATCTATATTATGAAAGCTTCACTAATTAGGTTCAGAAACAGGTTCGtaagatttttaataaattggCTCAGGAGTTGAGGTTTGGTAGCTAATAAAATCGGGTTTGGTAAAATTAATTTGCTCAGAAGTTAGGCTCGTAAGTTATGTTGAAGTACTAATTAAATTGGCTCAGGAGTTGAGTTTCGGTAGCTAATAAAATCAGGTTTGGTAAAATTAATTTGCTCGGAAGTGCTCATAAGTTATGTTCGAGTTTAATATAAATATGAGATTAGGATTTTTAGGACTCCTCTGTGTATAAGAGAGACAGATCTAGGTTTTTTTTTCGAAATACTCAAGTGAATTTGAACAATGAGAACACATGCACACGCACACATGATACTGGAAAATGTATATTTGATTTTCATAAACAAGATATTGTGATAATCTTCTGTCATGTTCATTCAAGTTTCCTATCATGTACATATATAAATTGTATACATGTACGCACTATATAACATAACTCAACGGGGTTAAAATGATACAAACGTCATGAGAGTTGCAGGAGGCATGAGCAAATATCAAACTAAAAAAGGAAATAAAGATCCACCAAAAATCTCACTGATAGAGACTCACCTTTGATAAACTGAACCAGTATCAGTTGGGGGCTTGATTGAATGTCTCTATAGTATGGGCTGGCTTGGCTAAGACTTAAGAATGATGATGAATAAATTTTGGCCCACATGTCAGTTAGATGGCTTTGTCTTATTTATTCCCAACAATGACCTATTTTCTCTACTCCAGTTGGTAAACCCACAAGTTTGAGTAAAATTTGTTCCACCGCACTTTGCTCCCATGTACATAGACTCGCTGTTGGTTTCATATTCAATTTATACCATACATATGTTACGTGTGTCCCGTGTACAGTGACTTCATTCTCAGAATTTTGGTTTCGATATTAAATACATGTACTTCTATAGCTTGTGTGCCCCCTTGTAAAAGATCAGTATGGAGTGGAATTCTCAAGATCTCAGTAAATGTAATTACTTCACACACACGTGCCCCCATATACATGCACACCACACAGATGCAGAGCCATGTTACCGTGCTATCAATTATTCTACtttacatatacatatacatatatacagatatatataatatatatatatatatgataaattATCTCCCCCAATATTAGATGTGATACACCTATTATAATGTTTCATTGGTCAATTTTGTAGTCGAACAAAACTTGAACTAGCCCGCTACTATGAAATTATAATGGTGTTACTATAAGTTACATTAATCCTTTTGGTTTGATGGTACCTAAGACTTCTCATATGATCGATATCATTGATTTTGGAGTAACAAAAAATATTTTGGAACACAAATTTACTTTATAATCAAATTTTTAAGAATTATACAATGTGAACAAtctaattttttttgttaaaatggATTTTTGGTCATCCATTTCCATTATATACAATTTTAAAAAGTTTTGCTTCATTTTTAAGGAAATGTTGAGGTCATCGTCTCTTTTGCCATCTCTTTAAGCAAAGGAAGCGggcataaaaaaattaaattttctaAGAAATACATGAaggaattaaaaaaattaaaaatgtagGTACAACATAAGGGGCGCATTTTTTTTTTATTCTAAGATATTCTTTTTCTTTAAAAAAGAATATTCATAAAtagaattttttttcttttaaatgaAACTTACATACATACTATCTATATCTCATTTCTTATACATCTTTCAATTTATTTTTTGGCACAAAAAAAAATTGTCCTGAGACTTAATATATACATCATCACACATTTTATATTGAGCAATGATTTGTAGCTTATTTCATCATAAGTGCACATTGGATTTGAATGTTTGTAGACTAGTAATTCTACAAATTCTAAAAAAATTGTACAAATgcacttttttttaaaaaaattaataaagaAATACACTTGAGTGTGTGTACAAGTACGAATGAAATGAGAATGTCCGAGAATGAGGAGGGTTTCTAGGAAATTCATTTACAGAGATGCAACACTAGAATGGGGCAAGACCAATAGACATAATAACATTGGACCCAGAGATGCATGGAGTATATGTATACATAATTACATATACATAAATTTATAAAGAAACGACAAGATAATAATGCTGATGAGGAGTCAGAAATATATCTTTCCCAAAAGTTACTGTATACTAGTAGTAAAAAGAAATACCATAGGGTAGCTATATTGCATGGGAAAGGGCAGGGGGAGGACAATTGGGAAGGAGATTGAAAGGACTGAGACAGGTTAATAATTTGATAGAGGGCTTCTTTGCAAGAATGAAGAAGAATGGCCCAGATATCAAGATATACTGCATACTGTGTTACCAAACCAAGCCTATTTTTCTCCTTATTTGCAGTAGTAGTGGTAGTATTTGTTTTAATATCTCATTAATTCTTATAGGACTCCCAGCTGATTTAATTTAATATTGTGTACATGCATGATGCTACTATAGTATATGCATATATCTAGGGTTAGGTTTTTGACTAGCAACTCTTTGTCTCTCTCCAAATCTTTATATATTTGCTTTTTGACTGGCGGCCGCAGATACAAAATGCAATCATGCATGGATATACGTTCACTGTTTACTGTTTACACAAATTATAGTGTGAATacatttataaaaatattaaatcaTCAGTAGTGTGCCATGCATCCTGTGCATCACAATCTTCACATCCTCTTAAAGAttgatatatatatttgataaattaagtactcaaaaaatatataaaggtttgcaaactcattttatatatcgataaaaaaattagaattttaAGAAAATGTATTGAACAAACTTCTAGGGATTGCCACTCTAGCACAAaagaaaaaaacaaaagaaaaagaaaattgaagtGTCAATCTTTACATACTCTGATGAGCAGATAAGCTTCCTATTTATTCAAAAAACATCATCAATCCACCAGCCGGCCTCTTTAATTCATCTGTGTTGGAATTTCCAAAATGGGATTCTTTAATTAATACTATGAATTGGCAGGAGAAGAAAAGAATAATATTATACACCCCTGAATCAATAGACTTGCTGTTTAAATATCTACTTTAATTTACTCACTGACGATGACAGCAACAAAATTTAGACCGTCTGATCCTCCTGTACTAACCCAgctatatatatagagagagaggccactctccctccctccctccctcctctAGTATTTAGTTACAcgaaactatatatatatataaggtcCAATCAGAAGTCAACGCCCGGTGTGGAGGAATGACAGCCAACCcaccgcaatgaaacattgcggggGACGCATTGTTAGAAAGCGGCCCCGAACTTCCGCAATAATTCATTGCGGCTTGTGGCCATGGACAGGAAACATTGCGGCATCCACAATGTTTCATCAGCCTATATATAACATTGTGGCATCCCCGGACTTCAACGGTCCTGATTTGTTGGTTGTAAATAGTCGTTATAGgaaccctatatatatatatatatatatatatataaatcagcCCTTTGAACATATTTTTTAgcataaaatatttatttatcgGTCTTTCTAACGTGTACCTACTAAATTTTATGAGTTTGGTGCATTTTTATTGGTGAAATTGTTGTAAATGCAGGGTGTCCATCAATATTTATAATTAGAGTATCAATCAAAATATACCAAAATCATAAAAGTTAGTGCTTATTATGTGCACTTGGGCACACATTAGAAAACACGTTTATTTACTGGTCAAGTTCTATGTTTAGTAAGTTACGCACGTACAATTTCTCCCTTATTAAATGTGAATGTGATGCAATATTAATTAACCTGGCCGATCAACAACATAGCACTAAATTATTGTAAGAAGTATGGAAAACTATAAGTAATGAATAAACGtaattaattatgaaatgcgCACATAAGTTGATCAAACTTATGAAAAGGCATCCACTAGTTTAGCTTACATAGAGGGGGTAGAAGCCCATACAATTAGTAATCAACTACTGCAAAAGGCATAATTATAACATGCCTTGTTAATTAATTAGCCTAGCTAGGATAATATGAAGTTGCTAAAACTTCACTAGTAGAGTTGCCAATATTTCTACATAAATATATGTCTTACATAAAAAGCAAGCTAGATGACCAGGATGTGTTGATTGAAGAGGCAATTGAGAGGAAAAATAGGTATATATGCAGGAAGCTGCATAACTAGTAGAAATGGTTAGTTGTCCTTGCTGCGGTGATGTAAGAGTTAAGGCTGAGCTCCAGAGAAGCCCTGGCTCCCATGTGATGATCAGATTGATGCCAACCACCATAGTAGTTGTGATGAGcatttgatgatgatgattcagcCTTGAAGCATCCTCCTCCGTAATCTTCACCATGCATGGGGAAAAGTGGTAAAGTAGCGATTTCTCTAGCTTCATCACCATCATCCTCATCATCCTCATCGTCTAGGcttgattttatcatctcaagAAACGGATATGGACTTGGTAGATTGTTGTTCGATACTCCACTGCTGTGATCATCTTTTGGTGATATTGAACACTCCTGCAGTTCATAACAACCACctcaaaatatcataattaaTTTATTCTGGCTAGCTAGGGAGAAATATCAGAGGCATGATTtatgtaattatcaaattaaatTGGTTTTATGTAAATGACTAAAATCTAATATAATTTCTTAATTTTTAGAATACCCTAAAACTTTGCTCCATAGCCATAGATCCGTAGCCATAGCTTGCCATCTGACCAACTGCAGAAAACGGTGCAGGCGTATGAGAAGAAGACTGGATCATTCCTGCAGTAGAATATTATACTACCAGTTATACAATTCCCACAAATAATATCAACAACATTTGAAACCCTATTATATATAGTGTAAAATTTATTAGTGTTTTTGCTATATATCTAATTACCAGCAGCAGGGGGATTTACGAATGGAGAAGGGTAGCAGTTGTTGTTATAAAAAATGGAATGATCTTCAGTAGATCTCCAGTGACTAGGATTTACAGTATTAATGTTGGTGTTTCTGTGAAAGCTAGGAGTTGTTGCTGCTTGGATGATATGGTTATTCATGAGATCGTTAGTGGTTGTGGTAGTAGTGAACCTCTTCTTCTGGCGTTCGCGAGCTTTGTGATTCTGAAACCAGTAAAACACATTCTTGCCTTCGATCTTTCCATACTGACGCAGACGAGCAGAGATCCGTTGGATCTGATCAGCAGAGGGTGACCTAATTCCATTGTTGTAATAAAGTTCTTTCAAGATTCTTATCTGATCACTGGTTGGTGTCCATCTTGTGCTGGTTTGCCTGCACAGAAAACTTGGTGTTTTCATATTGTTGTTACCACCATCTTGATCATGGATATTGTTTTGCTGAGCTTCCATGGTTGGATTATTTTTTTGTCTGATAAATTCTAAGTGAAACAAGAAAGCTACTTCTTAATTATAactgagagagaaagagagagagatcAGAATGAGTGAGTGAGGGAGTGAGTGcgtgagagagagagaaggggACACAGTATGGAAGCTGAGATTGATTGGTTGAGGAATGTGTTAAAGGTAGAAGGTTATATAAAGAGGGAATTAATTCACATGGCAGACGGGAGGAATTGAAGCAAGTAAAATTGAGTGATACAAGGAAAAATATCAAAAGTATATCTGGGAGAGAAGGACTAATGAGGTTGACAGACTGATTTTTGTAATGCTAATACTAAACTAAGGGACAAAAGAGGGAGGACTATTACTCCATGTGATCTAAAAATTCAAATTTAGATCACAAGATCCAAATTAAGGTCAACAGTGTAATCCAAATATTTGATCCAAATTACTTTCTATATATAATaacatataaatatcatattaaacaattttatcataaatttatcatttaatcattattaacaatttatataatatttcataaattagttaaatcaaaaaaattaatacacataaaaatattaaaattgttcACTTAATTGACGAAAAATACATTTATTGCAATAATTAAAATACAAAATATCATTGATACACACTAATTTTCTGAATTACTATATTATTCCCACAAATGCTCAATTAATGCATCTCTAAGTGCAATATGTGCccctttatttttttaaattttaatgaaattatgttttctcattattttaagttttattttaaaaataaattttgttaactattaattatattctgttattaattatataattaaataatcaaaaatcaatttaaaatctcataaattacaaataacaaaaacattattttatattaaatcaagtgatccaaatttggatcagtgaTCAGTGATCACTACTGTTCACTGATCCAAAATTGGATCACCATTTGGATCACTGTTTAAATTGAATTTAGGGTAATATACCccaaatttggatttttggatCACGGTTCGATTTGCCCTTGGGAGATGATTGGAACCTTATACTCCTTCCGTAACATTTTATGTGAGTCATTTTTCTTTTCTGGATGTCTCAAAACTTGTACTTATACTCTAgtattaatttaaaattatcaCAATCCAACATCAATATAATACATTTATTTTAATATCCATTAATTCATTTTTGGAGAGTAGACTCTCAAGTACTAATTTCTTAAAAAAACGTGCAAGTTAACCCgcttaaataaaagaaaaaaacgTGCAACTTAACCCGCTTAAATAAAATGGGAGGGAGacagtaatatatatatatatatcaatgtTATAACTTAACTCTCTTTTCGGGAGAGGCGAGAAAGATAATTTTAATATTGACTATATATGATTAGATATTGGATAGATGCTTGGAAAGATGCTTGGAAAGATAACGATGAAAGTCTAAATGAATTAAAGAAAAAACAGAATAAATGTCACGAAATCATGATTTAGCATGAGTTGTGATGTAACAAGTGAAAAATTACGCTTGTAGTAtgtcataataaagataaattatgtgtattattatgttattatgtgtaTTGAGGcataaaaccctaactgttataTGCTATATGTGTTCGGTAATGTCAG carries:
- the LOC141692851 gene encoding protein WUSCHEL produces the protein MEAQQNNIHDQDGGNNNMKTPSFLCRQTSTRWTPTSDQIRILKELYYNNGIRSPSADQIQRISARLRQYGKIEGKNVFYWFQNHKARERQKKRFTTTTTTNDLMNNHIIQAATTPSFHRNTNINTVNPSHWRSTEDHSIFYNNNCYPSPFVNPPAAGMIQSSSHTPAPFSAVGQMASYGYGSMAMEQSFRECSISPKDDHSSGVSNNNLPSPYPFLEMIKSSLDDEDDEDDGDEAREIATLPLFPMHGEDYGGGCFKAESSSSNAHHNYYGGWHQSDHHMGARASLELSLNSYITAARTTNHFY